Genomic window (Candidatus Krumholzibacteriia bacterium):
TGGCTGACTTTCTTTCCAGCGGTCGTGGTGCTCGGTCTAGGGATGGCCGTCAGCGTTGCCCCCCTGACGACGACGGTGATGAACGCGGTCCAAAGCGACCGCGCCGGCATCGCCTCGGGGGTCAACAACGCCGTTTCTCGCGCCGCGGGACTGATCGCGGTCGCCGCGTTCAGCCTGGTCATGCTGCACACCTTCGACCGCGGTCTCGACCACCGCCTGTCCGCGCTCGACCTCAGCCGCGAAACGCGGCAGCTCCTCGACGGAGAGCGCATCAAGCTGGCCGGCGCGCAAGTGCCGGAAGGTCTCGCTTCGGAGATGCGGCTCGTGGTCCGACAGGCGATCGAAGAATCGTTCGTGTCCGGATTCCGCCGGGTCATGCTTGTCGCCGCCATGCTGGCGCTCCTGAGCGCGCTCGTCGCCGGCCTCTTGATTCGTAAAGAAAGGCCTGCGGCCAAGTTTTGAGCCGCAGGAGAAGAACTGGGAGATGACGCTGGCCGCGCTGAAGAAGTACTTGGAGCAGTAGCCTGTGGCGACCGATCTCGCAAGGATCGTGCGTGAGCTGGCGTCCTTCTACGACGTCACCGACAAGAAGCTCGTCGTCGTCGGAGCGGGTGGAGAACAGTTGCTCGAGTTCGCTCGCCCGGCGCGTCAGGTCCTCGCCGTCGACAAAGACGGCGCGGCGCTCGAGCAGCTCGCGGCGCGTCTTCAGGACTGCGGGTTCGCGGACAAATTCACCCTGGTGACAAGCGACGTGGCCGACGTGAGCGAGCCCGGCGACGTCGTGTACCTCGAGTTCTGTCTCCATGAGATGCCGGATCCTGATCGCGCCCTCGACCATGTCAGGTCTCTGGCGCCTGACGTGGTCGTGATCGACCATGCCGTGGGCTCACCCTGGTCGTGGTGTGCAGCCGAGGATCGTATGGTGGAAACCGCTTGGCGAGCCGTCGAGCGCAGGACGATCCGCCGGCAGCACACCGTCGAAGGCGAGCAGCGCTTTCCCGACGATGCCGCTCTCGCGGCGCGGCTGGTCTCTCAGGGGCCGCTGAGCGTGGAACGCATCGGCGCGTATCGCGGTCGAGCGCCCATCGTGATTCCCATGCCCTATCGCCTCGCACTTCTCTGACATCGCGCCATGCCGCCTGCCGGCACCGTCCACCGTCACGCCCGCTTCCGGCGGCCGAAGAGGAAGCGGTGCGAGACCAGGAACACCATGAGACAGAGGCCGCCGATGCAAAGGAGGGCGAAGAGCGGCACGGCGATGGCGAGGACCGCGGTCAGGACCGAGCCGGAGAACTCCGCCAGCGCGACGAGCGGGTTCGCCAGGCCGCCGGTCGCGAGCGTCGATTTGAGCCGCGCCAGCACGGTCGCGCCCTGCACCATCCCGGCGGCGCCGCCTCCGGCGATGATCGCGAGACTCCATTTCAGGTATGGAGGCATTTCGGTCATGACCGCGGCGCTGGCGAGCACCCCCGCCAACACTGCCGCCGGCGTCGCCACCAGGTCGAGGACGTGGTCCAGCCAGGGAACGGAATAGGCAATGATCTCGACGAGGGTCGCTGTAGCGAGGATGATCAACGCCGGGTTGGTGCTCAACCAATCGAAGCCGCTCGTCAACGGCAGGTGGCCAGTGCGGCTCGCGACGCAGGCGATGAGGAGGGGCACGAAGACTCGGAATCCCGCGGCTGCCGCCAGCCCGAGACCGATGGCGATGCTGAGCGCTGTCTCCATGTCTCCGCCCCTGGGGTCCGGATACTCGCCGTGCTGCGCGACCTACTCGCAGCGGGGCGCCAGCACACTCTCCGTGACCGCCAGGCCTGCTCCAGTTTCAGCGCCCGAGTTCCTCAGAGCGCTGTCGGGCTGCGTGCACGGCTTCGATGAAAGTCCGTACCCAGTGCTTCTTCTCGAGCGCGGTGACGGCGGCGTGCGTCGTGCCATTCGGCG
Coding sequences:
- a CDS encoding class I SAM-dependent methyltransferase; translation: MATDLARIVRELASFYDVTDKKLVVVGAGGEQLLEFARPARQVLAVDKDGAALEQLAARLQDCGFADKFTLVTSDVADVSEPGDVVYLEFCLHEMPDPDRALDHVRSLAPDVVVIDHAVGSPWSWCAAEDRMVETAWRAVERRTIRRQHTVEGEQRFPDDAALAARLVSQGPLSVERIGAYRGRAPIVIPMPYRLALL
- a CDS encoding DUF4126 domain-containing protein, with translation METALSIAIGLGLAAAAGFRVFVPLLIACVASRTGHLPLTSGFDWLSTNPALIILATATLVEIIAYSVPWLDHVLDLVATPAAVLAGVLASAAVMTEMPPYLKWSLAIIAGGGAAGMVQGATVLARLKSTLATGGLANPLVALAEFSGSVLTAVLAIAVPLFALLCIGGLCLMVFLVSHRFLFGRRKRA